One genomic segment of Cardinium endosymbiont of Philonthus spinipes includes these proteins:
- a CDS encoding WH2 domain-containing protein, translating to MMHKFNKFKSITKGLMGPNIIFPAAYILFSAKACPGFSSDDAKFHMEKAYLASKINRTNQTNALKDANASKDDLLGITALLGKGTILDLSGHLCGIFVPSTTKEAFIVKLSSEDGWMHLLEQDTKGDQKEQTDIASICSIRYDTVPDPRIIKIDGPVLEQLLKESGRLSDQEEFWHKITTDSSWREIKFCYKEAMDGMPLFTEDGIKPSTKFTATLDQKLSRLNNLISNTLSIKGNVDADALKGLNNIGFVLAKDTKSLTHLVRRMLESNLESATKEMTVDTSDYIICPALLSGNQLVFDWSKLDDPLQNHYASLPLGDYKEAYCYLEDGPYNRLIKLENIASIVTKYTEPYLSYYAPAALSPQQIPTEMPPEEPVDKDGDGAEEEHHFNELPFPLPPAWMLDSSPEDTTDEEPEKIDESGDTNDGHINNIHNEHIVPTTNRLEGVPTQGGAQHTTTKIHISPMGYTGGTGPVLPPPPPPLPEWSLTKINANQDRSKNSNINPEGNAGTISPPPPPMPSALLDQIRQSANRNKEVSDLDDPNKHSNINPESNAGTVPPPPPMPSATGSVPPPPPPLPPLTEPVPVSASISKQGGSCRTKADAQPTNSGGCMMDELQKKLSKRASEQSAETPNSSEAIDKKLLQNKPEEVGSRNELLKEIREGVKLKRSPLNDKPPLEEPPAGIPEILARRVAMAMSDSEDSEEENNENNEDDNEWDD from the coding sequence ATGATGCACAAATTTAATAAATTTAAATCTATTACCAAAGGGTTAATGGGCCCAAACATAATTTTCCCAGCGGCTTATATTTTATTTAGTGCAAAAGCATGCCCTGGTTTTTCCAGTGATGATGCAAAATTTCACATGGAAAAAGCATATTTAGCGTCAAAAATAAATCGAACCAATCAAACCAATGCGCTAAAAGATGCAAACGCATCTAAAGACGATCTATTAGGGATTACCGCTTTATTGGGTAAAGGTACAATATTAGATCTAAGTGGTCACCTATGTGGCATCTTTGTACCATCTACAACCAAAGAGGCATTTATTGTTAAGTTGTCTTCAGAAGATGGATGGATGCATCTCCTTGAGCAGGACACGAAAGGTGACCAAAAGGAGCAAACAGATATAGCAAGTATATGTTCTATTCGCTATGATACTGTTCCAGATCCGCGTATTATAAAAATTGATGGTCCAGTACTCGAGCAGTTACTCAAGGAATCGGGTCGCTTATCTGATCAGGAGGAATTTTGGCATAAGATAACAACAGATTCCTCATGGCGAGAGATAAAATTTTGCTATAAAGAGGCTATGGATGGTATGCCTCTTTTCACAGAAGATGGCATCAAGCCTTCTACGAAGTTTACGGCAACATTAGATCAAAAACTTAGTAGGCTCAATAACTTAATCAGCAATACGCTATCGATTAAAGGCAATGTAGATGCTGATGCCCTTAAAGGGCTTAACAACATAGGATTTGTGTTGGCTAAGGATACCAAGAGTCTAACCCATTTGGTGAGGCGCATGCTAGAAAGCAATCTTGAATCGGCTACCAAAGAAATGACAGTGGATACAAGCGATTATATTATTTGTCCTGCGTTACTGAGTGGCAATCAGCTGGTATTTGATTGGAGCAAGTTAGACGATCCATTACAAAATCATTATGCAAGTTTACCGTTAGGAGATTACAAAGAGGCTTATTGTTACCTTGAAGATGGGCCATATAATCGTTTGATCAAATTAGAAAATATAGCATCTATTGTAACCAAATATACAGAACCATATCTTTCATACTATGCACCAGCAGCGTTATCCCCTCAACAAATCCCTACTGAAATGCCACCGGAAGAGCCAGTGGACAAAGATGGAGATGGGGCTGAAGAGGAACACCATTTTAATGAGCTACCATTTCCGCTTCCACCTGCTTGGATGCTAGACTCGAGTCCTGAGGATACAACAGACGAGGAGCCAGAAAAAATAGATGAATCTGGAGATACAAATGATGGGCATATAAACAACATACATAATGAGCACATTGTTCCAACTACCAATAGGCTAGAAGGAGTGCCTACGCAAGGTGGAGCCCAGCATACAACTACCAAAATACACATTTCACCTATGGGGTATACAGGCGGCACTGGACCGGTTCTACCACCACCGCCACCACCACTACCAGAATGGTCACTTACAAAGATCAATGCAAACCAAGATCGTAGCAAAAATTCAAATATAAATCCTGAAGGTAATGCTGGAACTATTTCTCCACCGCCACCACCCATGCCAAGTGCGTTACTAGATCAGATTAGACAAAGTGCAAATCGTAACAAGGAGGTTTCAGACCTAGATGATCCAAACAAACATTCAAATATAAACCCTGAAAGTAATGCTGGAACTGTTCCACCACCACCACCCATGCCAAGTGCCACTGGGTCAGTGCCGCCACCACCACCACCGCTGCCGCCTCTAACAGAGCCGGTTCCGGTCTCAGCAAGCATTTCAAAACAAGGTGGTAGTTGTAGGACTAAAGCAGATGCGCAACCAACAAATAGTGGTGGTTGTATGATGGATGAGCTACAAAAAAAATTATCTAAGAGAGCAAGCGAACAATCTGCTGAGACACCTAATTCATCCGAAGCTATTGATAAGAAGCTATTGCAAAATAAACCAGAAGAAGTAGGTTCGCGTAATGAGTTGCTGAAGGAGATTAGAGAAGGA